One Xenopus tropicalis strain Nigerian chromosome 8, UCB_Xtro_10.0, whole genome shotgun sequence genomic window carries:
- the LOC116407051 gene encoding uncharacterized protein LOC116407051 — MSCLKYAFALTTNYSLSEKDGSNNDVLVVEQPELLIVEHAGSVTINCTFCAEHNTYSVTWFLGCENKSNLMDHPCYKHRVQFENNKRQVTISNLTETDSGTYCCSVEVANGKRGAGNGTRVEVKQRPCPEGKVDQAACIIQYSFLGFEACIIVLLLALLLKYHLQSSAGDKSKAHELKGQELKRDLQYAEICQQRLPPHPRSRNREENITYASVTTK, encoded by the exons ATGTCATGTCTTAAATATGCATTTGCACTAACTACAAATTATTCTCTTTCTGAAAAAGATGGCAGCAATAATGATGTTCTGGTGGTGGAACAGCCTGAGCTACTGATAGTGGAACATGCAGGGTCAGTGACTATAAACTGCACCTTTTGTGCTGAGCACAACACTTACTCTGTCACATGGTTTTTGGGCTGTGAGAATAAATCAAATCTCATGGATCATCCATGTTACAAACACAGGGTGCAATTTGAAAACAACAAACGACAGGTGACTATTTCCAACCTGACCGAGACTGACTCTGGAACATATTGCTGCAGTGTGGAAGTTGCTAATGGGAAGAGAGGGGCTGGAAATGGAACCAGGGTGGAGGTAAAACAAAGACCATGTCCAGAAG GAAAAGTTGATCAAGCTGCATGTATAATCCAGTACAGCTTCCTTGGTTTTGAAGCTTGTATCATTGTCCTCCTGCTTGCCTTGCTTCTTAAATATCACCTGCAAA GTTCAGCTGGTGATAAATCCAAG GCACATGAACTGAAAGGGCAAGAACTGAAGAGAGACCTTCAGTATGCCGAAATCTGCCAGCAGAGACTTCCTCCACACCCAAGGAGCAGAAACAGAGAGGAAAATATAACATATGCATCTGTCACAACAAAGTAA
- the gpank1 gene encoding G patch domain and ankyrin repeat-containing protein 1, with protein MNHLQLITFTKARDKSDFWENGECSNKKDLNASNKNITGEEARSFYESLLETEDQQSHSKKSSRKPKPAILSVQHRVADTQSEQNTTTAQDPKEQHKGHQLLRCSQEGDLKGLKRLVDKEKCNINFHDSYYWTALMCAAYGGRKEVVGYLLQRGAAWVGVCETQGRDALTLAEEAGHGDIVQLFQSSLTSPKKSVSRKRPLERKYCEVCKSHYQEDTVETHERSTVHLFNNKKQQPATYYAIPDHNVGFKMMLKEGWNRESGLGPDGEGRKFPVKTLLKRDKKGLGFHTDQKSKVTHFSANDNMAVANVKIRQKRTERISTISRKEEKRKQAKEQAWERNLRTYMNIDL; from the exons atgaatcatcTTCAGCTTATTACTTTTACAAAAGCCCGGGACAAATCGGATTTTTGGGAGAATGGAGAGTGCAGTAATAAAAAAGATCTCAATGCatccaataaaaatataacaggAGAGGAAGCCAGGAGCTTTTATGAAAGTCTTTTGGAAACTGAAGACCAACAGTCTCACTCTAAAAAATCTTCTAGAAAACCAAAACCTGCCATATTGTCAGTACAGCATCGCGTAGCTGATACCCAGTCGGAACAAAACACCACCACAGCTCAGGATCCTAAGGAGCAACATAAAGGTCACCAGTTACTAAGGTGTTCTCAAGAAGGAGATTTAAAAGGCTTAAAAAGACTTGTGGATAAAGAGAAGTGTAATATTAACTTTCATGACTCTTACTACTGGACTGCTCTAATGTGTGCTGCATATGGTGGAAGAAAAGAAGTTGTTGGGTATTTGTTACAGAGAGGTGCAGCTTGGGTAGGAGTTTGTGAAACTCAGGGAAGGGATGCATTGACATTAGCAGAGGAAGCTGGCCATGGGGACATAGTTCAGCTCTTTCAATCTTCTCTTACCTCTCCAAAGAAGAGCGTCTCAAg GAAAAGACCACTGGAAAGGAAATACTGTGAAGTCTGCAAATCCCATTACCAGGAAGATACTGTTGAAACTCATGAACGCTCTACAGTTCACCTTTTCAATAATAAGAAGCAGCAGCCTGCTACTTATTATGCCATACCAGATCATAATGTGGGGTTTAAGATGATGCTAAAAGAAGGCTGGAATCGAGAGTCTGGATTGGGACCAGATGGAGAAGGGAGAAAATTTCCAGTTAAGACTCTTCTAAAAAGAGATAAAAAAGGTCTTGGCTTCCACACAGACCAAAAGTCTAAAGTTACGCACTTTTCTGCCAATGACAATATGGCCGTTGCTAATGTGAAAATAAGacaaaaaagaacagaaagaatCTCAAcaatcagcaggaaagaagaaaaGAGGAAGCAAGCAAAAGAGCAAGCTTGGGAAAGGAATCTTAGAACTTACATGAATATTGACTTATAG